Sequence from the Castanea sativa cultivar Marrone di Chiusa Pesio chromosome 12, ASM4071231v1 genome:
CATCATAACCAAAGCCATTTTGGTTTAATGGCGTAAAGTAGTTCTTCCCATGTGACCTCAAAGTCTGAGGTCAGAAGTTCACGCCACCCCGCTTGAAAAAAGAGAGGTTACAGGAGTGATACAATTTGTTACTAAATTGAGTGTGAAAAAGAGTCAGAcggaaaacataatttttaaacaactaAATATTGTTATGAATACGTATTAGTAAGGAGATATACCACATAAACAAATATGTTCCTCAAAATATGGCATTTTCTCATTACTCTAAGAGGATATATACCTTCTTGTCATGTCCTGCACTAGCTAGCAACTTCCCATCTGATGAAAAATGACAGCAAGTAACTTTGCTGTTTCTTGTCCGTATGCAACCAACTTCACTGAAGGTGAAACCTGAAAATGGAGATTGTAGAAATAGTACATCgaagaacaaataaattgtcGATCTTCATAGATGCAAAATGATGATAGGGTTACCTTTGGAAGACTCCTTTTGGTTCTCAGTAGGACTTTGTTTCAAGGCTCCATATAAGTTCCCTCCATCACCTCCATCATGAGACAGCAACGATTCCACATTATCATCTAATGCACTAACATCTCCAAATCGTTCCATGTCTTCCTGAAAGTTAAAAATGATGTTTCAGAACCATAGTAATATTCCAATCTATTTAGCTTTAACGTTACAGCATCTAAAAGGAAGATATATCCCTACAAGCTCAATACACAAGTCCGTATTTTTAAATGAGTGTTTAATACATCCCCCAAACAACTGACTCCATGTGTTGCATACATTTATTGGGAAACAATAAATGATAAGTTACTAATACATTAGCAGGTCAATGTGCAATATCGATCATATTCTTTAACAACAATTGAtgaattaaattcatgatgtcTCTGCTGATGTTCAACCATAAGCTGACTATTGACATACAAGCAGATTAGAAGATGATGCAAGGCCTCCCATCCCCTCGGGACCATACAACATCAAGCTTTTGGGCACACTGTTGACATGCTGCATACTACTTGCTGTTGTTATTCCATCACCAGGTGTGTGGGTTGATGCTGGTGAACTAGGTGAGGGCCCCACAGTAGTTCCTGTACCAGTGCTGTTAGCAGCTCCAGAAGAAGAATGCTGTTTTCTTTTCCTGTTATTCTgcagattattaaaaaaaaaatgttaattagcgtaattgaaaaaaataacatcTAGTTGAAATGTGGCAATGGGAAGCATATTTCCGTGAATGAATGTTAATTAGCTTaatccaaaattgaaaaaacaacaTACATCTTCTTATTGCAAATGTGGCAGTAAGAATTGTATGAAATGTAATGGCATATTTCTGTGAGACGGTATACAGTTTACAGTTCACTAATTAGCCCATATAGATATCTAGTTATTTGgaaagggcaaaacttaggtatagtaccTTAGATGTTGTAGTACGttccccaattaaattcaaacactaGGTTGCATCGATCAATAAAACACAAATTGAGTTATCTTTTCCAAGGACAAGAAATGCAATGCAACCAGGTGTTCAAATTCAATTGAGGAATCTAATATACTATACCTAAGTTTCAAATCCATTTGGATAACCAAGCACAACCTGTTGCAATTGTTGTTGCTGCAATTGGTCCTGTTGTTGAGATGAAGAGTGTTGCATCTGACCCATTTTCATCTGTTAAAAACCACCAAAGATTCAGAAAGAAGTCACTGGCCTTAAAAAAACTATGTTCactgaatcttttttttttttttgataaataaataaatcaccaTCTGACATTGCACACCGAGAAAACTAACAATTTCCTACATAAAACATTGATGATAGGATGTGTGATGTATATGCCATTCCTAAGTGATCTATTAATCTGCTAATAAGTTGTTTAATGGAAGTTCCATCTGCAATTAACAAATTTTGAGAATACCACACAATCCATATGAAAGAAAGCTGGCATATTTATGCATACATGCATACTTATTTTTCTTGAATGGGAAAGTTGGGCACATACACTCTGTTCTATATTTGCATGATCATCTGAACAAGAAACATGGATGGAAGTGCCTTTTATACATATGCACTCAATTAGATTACTGATCAGCTTGGAAATTTTCCATCTGGTCCCATCCTCCCATACAAAGCTTGcacatatataaaatgaaagtaGTTTGAGTTTTGGGTGACCTAATGAAATTTCGTCACATAAACTTTTATTGCCTCACAATTTTTCACTTCattattctaaattatatatatattgagattaaattctataaagatTTCCTCTAAAACCTCCTATACTTACATCGTCCATTAGAATATTCCCCAATCAATAGATAGTTCaatttaaaaacataatcataataaatacttATTAATAAGTTCATAACTAAGGaactaccataattatcaagtggcatatttaaaaataaaaaaatttaaaaagagagagagacgaaTATCATAACatgccaaattttaaaaaatattgaaattatgataaagaaatatatacaatgtaaataaaaaacaagacaaATAAATTACCATGCCTAGATGTAGATTCCAActtccaaaaattattttgtctattttatCCATTCCCAAAGAAAGTATTTTTCTACACTCCTAAGCCTTCAAATACCATTAATGGGTGACGAGTCTATACAACAAACCTCCTTCTGTTAAAGCCTTAAAGGTCTTTGATTCTTACACATGTTCCTTTTGTTATTatgaatgtttttaaaaaaatctggAAAGCAAACTGCCCAAAAGAAGATATCCCAAAACgaaaaagataataattatTCCTAGATACActttaaaaagataaatttttaatgCCAACTGTACAGATATCCTTCTCATGTGTTTGTGCATGCGCACGTGCATTGTGAAGGCTAATCTTTGTTAAGTGTCTTCTGACATTGGAAAGGTATTCTAACCTTTGGTGAACTTGATTGCACAGGAGAGCATATAGATCCATCATTTCTGGTGGAAAGACCATCTTTTGCACTCAAGCTACCCCTAGGCAGCCCACAAAATCGACGTGGATCCATATCACCATAGTTAGTTGAATTTCCAAGATTGCTTTGTGCCTGAGCCTGTGCCAATATCTGTTGTTGAGATGCTAAAAGAAACTGATTTTGGGTTGGCAGATTAGGCTTCTGTACTTGTACACCTAAACTTGGTCGTAGTTGCTCAATTCCCTGTACAGATTGGCAACAGTCAAAGGAATTGCCTAAATTCATACTAAATAGAAGAGAAGAATGTGCAGAATATAGAAATATCCAACTTACAGTTAAAGGCCAACCCTTTAATGGAAGACTAGTAACGCCTTGATTCAATCCTGAAGGAAGCAGGGAAAGAATTACATACAGAGTCTTTACACTAAAAATGATGATTGTTTCAATTAAAATGACAGTAAAGTAAGCCTTCTCTTAAGAAATTCATAAAGTTAATCCATGTGTGAGCAATATTGAAGATACTCCCAAAGCAATATGGACAAAGAAAACTTGTTTTACCCAGTAATATTTGCAAGAATTGGCTTTTCTGATGAATGGTTTCTTTCATAGTACCAATACTACTTTGCATCTAAGGATTGCAATTCATCATCACAAACTCCTATAAAGCACAGTCTCTTCTTTGTCAAACATTTGTAACAGATACAATCCCTTCAAAGAACTTGTAACCTATATATGGCTGGGAGCAATTATTTCATCTCTAGGATCGAATAAACTAAAACATAAGAACCTAAGAAGATATAAGCCCTGCAAATATAGTTTAAGGCCCTTTCTAAGTGCAAAGAATAAGCAGCGAAGTATTCCATTACAACAAAATAAGCTCCAAAATCCTCCCCCTTCCCCTATTCCaatatattttctattcttttattttattagtaaaattATAGTACGGTGTTAAAAAAAAGGGGTAGAAATATACAAAGATCTCGTAATTCCTAGTTCAGAAACTTTATCGATACCAGAAACAAAATTTGGGTGTACATGAACAGAAAATTTGTGAGAATTCCTTAAgggaaaaatggaaaaaacacCTCTTGAACTTCTAGTTTAAAATTAGAAGCCCCTAATGTTCGAGAAATGACCAATTGCTCCTTCCTTCAAATTTCAGTTGCCTCAGTGGATGGAAAATACTATCGCATGCAGAACACATGATTTCTTGTAATAAGAATTTCATTTGGGAAGGAGCCCGACAGGGTCCCCCCACTGACTTGGCCCTGGCCTAAGTGAAagtgaattttaaaattcaatttctttttctttttcttcttcctctatcACCTGCTGTCAAACAACCACCAACTCCAGCAACCAAGAACCACCACACAAATCCACCCATCCAACAAACTGAGCACACGCGGCCAAAGACACAACCACAGAAGTTAAAAAACCACCCAAGGCCGACCTTGACCCAAAATGTTCATATTTCATATCCATTTTGTGTCATATTTGAATCTCATCTCCACAATTGCGCTTCATTAATACCAGCACAGATAGATGCTAGTTTATCCACTCAGAGATGTTTCACTCTTTCATTAATAGTTTTCCTTAAATATGAGAAACTTTGAATAGGGCTCTCTAGACCCACCATcttaagctaaaaaaaatccatgttaaacaattaaaatagaAGCTACCATATGAACATTCATGCTGAAACAAGATGTTTGTATGCAGCTTTCTCAGTCAAACTATCAATCTCAAAACATATATATCTGAACAATTATTACCTTAAACGAGGATTACTACAATATGCAAATTACAAATTAGGACGTGGTATACCAATTATCTCAGAATGAACAAAAATCCTCTGTCCCACTCTTAGTATTCCACTTTATGCTCCATCAATTGCAGCTTGCCAcacatcccttttttttttccccttataaagccaaagtttaaaatggaaaaatatattAGACACATGACATACTACAGTTGGTGGAGCATAAACCGGAACACTATAAGAAGCactaaagatttttatttatcttcAAACATGTTACAATGAGGCTAGGCTAATAGATCTTACATAGATTTTTTAGGTAAAGGCTTCTGCTAGAAGTTAGAATGAAATAACATCCCATCTAAAATAGTGATATGATTGAAATCCACAAAACATAGTCCATAAATCTTATAACAACATCCAACAATGGGGACATTAATAGTTTAGCCTAGCCATGTGCAATTTGCTATTACCATGAGTGATGTGATTCCCAAAATTGATTGAGTGTGTGTTGTGTGGGTGTGTGCTAAGTCCTACATTGAGAATACACTGTGTTAATCTAGGCTTTATTGACACTTATAATGAGTCTTAATTGTTACTAGACTAGTCCTTTTAGGGTCTATTTAGTTAAGGAgatagaaaagtgagaggatagaaaaaattttagtttccttCATTTGTGTTCGGTTgaggatggaaaaaatgagtttgtataaatttactcatagatccttatataaaaatgatgcccaattaaacaaaaaaagtggcaaacaaccaacccaaaaaaaaaggcaatacccaaatttggtaaaaaagataaatcatgcctagaaaaaaaaatcacatctagttaaacccataaaagaaaagaagaaaaacaaagaaccTGATGCTCAAGAaaatattgccaaaaaaaaagactgGCAGGTCTagcatgtgagagagagagagagagagagaaaagaagaagaagaagacactctagaaaatattggaaaaaaaaaactagtaggTCTAGCATGTCAGAGAAAGGGTAGTTCAGTCATTAACGGCAACTATTCCTTCCCCTCTATTTTCTCCCCAATTTGAAGAGATAGAATTTTGGTGGGTTAGGAGAGAAAACAACCGGGCCCCAccaatttttcatcctcccctTTTCTCggtctctccaaccaaacacccataaaatcaattttctctccacttttctcttctccattttctatcctccctgtttcaccccaaccaaaccaAACAGATCCTTAGGGTATAGCATAGTTATTGCTAGTGTTTTTCCTTGGGGTGTTACAAATGGTATCAAAACCAACCTTGTAATCCCATATGAGCTCAGAGATAATGACCCATAAAGTGGGCCTAGATGCGATCGTCAAGTATTTAAGTTgaggagattgtgatgccccaaatTGATTGGATATTGATTGCGTAACTACATATTGTGTGGGTGTGTGCCGAGTCCCATATCAAGCATATATTGGGCTTGATTTGGACTTCATTAACAACTATAAGGAGTTTCAATTGTAACTAAACTACTGAACTAGTCACTTTGGGGCATAACCTAAATAtagctagcgcttttccttgagTCTTTATAAGTGATATATATTCTTCTCCAAATATAATCTAGTGTCCttgaatgaaataaaatttttattaagccTTGGTGACAATATAGCCTTAAGACTCCGTATCCTGTTAAGGTTAATTCATGTTTTATCAATCATTCTTTCAAAGGTGTAATTGGGGTCTTGACATTTACTGTTTTGGAATAGAAAGTACAGCAGCCAGGCAATTCTGGTAAGGAATTACCGAATGATGTCATAATCCATGACCCCTATGTTCTTTAGAGAAGAGGGATGTCATAATCCATGACCCCTATGTTCTTTAGAGAAGAGGGGGAAGGGGGCAATGAGAACAACTTTTCATATACCACCCTTACTCTAAAAAAGATGAAATACGATTATAGGGTAAATTGTTCCAGTTAGGGAAGGTCAGGAAATGCTACCTGCACCACCTAGTCCAGATTTAGACTGAAAAATAGCTTGTCCATATATTGATGAAGGATCCATAGGCAAACTTTTTTGAGTTGCACCCAAGTTAACCTCGCTTTTGATGTCCTACAAACTCCATATAGAAAACGTTCAGCATGGTCTTgtagggagaaaaagaaagaaatggcaAGTGCAACCATAGCATATGGTCCAAGTAATTACAGTTGTCAAAGGACTTCGTGCCTGGATTTGTTGCAAAGCTGCAGACATGTTCCCAGAATTCCCTTGTACCAACTGACTGAATCAACAACAATCAAAGACATAAGATCCAGTCCAACCATGGAAAAGATAGGTAAATAAGAGATCATACTTACATGCATCATTAACCAATGAGACTGGAGAGCAGGTTCTAATATTACGGATTGATGTATTTTGCTTAAAAACCAGAAGTAGCAAAGCCTagggttaaaataaaaattggcgCGGTTATTGCGCttaaatggtttttattttattttaaaaatattttatatatggaaccatatgaataatggacaaactaaatgaaagaaaaattaatgatttgtATAAATCACTTAATGGTAATtgcatatatatagaaattaaaGCCAATTTACCCTGGATGATTGGTTGCTGATTTGAGAAGGGCTATCCTATTTGCATCAATTATAGGTGGGGATGTCTCTGAATCCATTGAATGAGGGTGTTTCATACGTTCTTCATACATTTTCATGGCCAACACACTGGCTGATGACTGCCCCATCATTCCTTCAGAGTTAATAGCATTCATAGAACCACCAAGAGCAGCATGATTAGGATCCCTGCGTTGCACTTGTGCATTGCGCTGCTGCATGAGTAATTGCTGCATTTGCAGCTGTTGCTCCCTCGCCTTAATTTGCTGAGCCTAGTCTCAATGAGAacgaaaaatataaaaacaaaaataaagattggACATGTTTTGTTCATTTTGTTATTACAAAAATCACCAAAGCAAATCAATTGACATAATGCAAGCACCTCAATGTAAGCAGCGGCAGGCTCGGAATGCTTCTCATTTGTCCTAGAAATGAATATGTCCCAAAAAACAGACCACCATTCAAAGAGAAATCCTCCAGGTGCATCAATTGCTGCACATCCAAACTAAAGCTTAACAAACTCATCTCACTCTCTTCCTTAATAAAGCAAACCATAATTTACTTTCTCGAGAAAAGAATGTAAACCCTTAATTATGCAAACCATAAACTGAACTAGAATTTTGTGATTTATTAGCAAGCAACATGGCTAAATGCAAATGTAAAGTATAGGAAAAGAATTAAGCTTGCAACATTTACCTACTGGATCTGTGGCAACTTTCCCTTCAGTCATAAAGGCTTTTGCAGAAGCatgcaattttcttttcaacAAATAATCATGAATGTAAACATCAAGCCTACCACAAGAAAAGgaaacccaaccaaaaaaacataaattcagTAAATTTAGCACAGCAAAAATGAGTTGGAACCCACTAAAACAAAATTCAGAGTGTACATACATCTTATCCGCTTCCCAATTACTCTGTGCCATGTTATTTCCAAGTTGGAACACCAAAACCAAAGAATTAAGAATCAATAACTGTTACTGCCTGCAAGTAAAGTAAGCCATCCTCTGCATCAGATCCCTCATAAAAACAGTATAATACAAACCTGTTTGGTTCCCAAGAAACCACAATAAAAGAAATTCTAAAACCCTATTATCAGGTCAATTCAATTGAGTCTTGAGACaattattttgctgaaacttttttttttttttcttttcatttgtgtGTGTGGTTTTCAGTTTGCCACCTTGAACTTC
This genomic interval carries:
- the LOC142619827 gene encoding transcriptional corepressor LEUNIG_HOMOLOG-like, translated to MAQSNWEADKMLDVYIHDYLLKRKLHASAKAFMTEGKVATDPVAIDAPGGFLFEWWSVFWDIFISRTNEKHSEPAAAYIEAQQIKAREQQLQMQQLLMQQRNAQVQRRDPNHAALGGSMNAINSEGMMGQSSASVLAMKMYEERMKHPHSMDSETSPPIIDANRIALLKSATNHPGQLVQGNSGNMSAALQQIQARSPLTTDIKSEVNLGATQKSLPMDPSSIYGQAIFQSKSGLGGAGLNQGVTSLPLKGWPLTGIEQLRPSLGVQVQKPNLPTQNQFLLASQQQILAQAQAQSNLGNSTNYGDMDPRRFCGLPRGSLSAKDGLSTRNDGSICSPVQSSSPKMKMGQMQHSSSQQQDQLQQQQLQQNNRKRKQHSSSGAANSTGTGTTVGPSPSSPASTHTPGDGITTASSMQHVNSVPKSLMLYGPEGMGGLASSSNLLEDMERFGDVSALDDNVESLLSHDGGDGGNLYGALKQSPTENQKESSKGFTFSEVGCIRTRNSKVTCCHFSSDGKLLASAGHDKKVVLWNMDTLQTESTPEEHKLVITDVRFRPNSSQLATASVDKSVRLWDAANPNYCVQAYTTHNSAVMSLDFHPKKTDLFCFCDNDNEIRYWNINPFSCTRISKGGMAQVRFQPRIGQLLAAASDKVVSIVDVETDRKTLSFQGHSEMVNYICWDANGDYLASVSQNLVKIWSLASGECIQELGSNGNQFHSCVFHPSYSTLLVIGGISSLELWNMAENKSMTIAAHENIISALAQSPVTGMVASASHDSSVKLWK